One genomic segment of uncultured Methanobrevibacter sp. includes these proteins:
- the rnp1 gene encoding ribonuclease P protein component 1 produces MITSDNLVHHEFIGLNVHVTSLKNKSLNLNGTIIDETKNTIKIEDENNCEKIIPKRGSIFLFELPNGEKIEIDGNILSIRPEDRIKKRFKKI; encoded by the coding sequence ATGATTACTTCAGATAACTTGGTTCATCATGAGTTCATTGGTTTGAATGTTCATGTTACAAGTTTGAAGAATAAATCTCTTAATTTAAACGGAACTATCATTGATGAGACAAAAAATACCATCAAGATAGAAGATGAGAATAATTGCGAAAAGATTATTCCAAAGAGAGGTTCAATATTTTTGTTTGAACTTCCAAACGGGGAAAAAATAGAAATTGATGGAAATATTTTGTCTATTCGTCCTGAAGATAGAATTAAAAAAAGATTTAAAAAAATTTAA